Proteins from one Fragaria vesca subsp. vesca unplaced genomic scaffold, FraVesHawaii_1.0 scf0513070, whole genome shotgun sequence genomic window:
- the LOC101312888 gene encoding uncharacterized protein LOC101312888, with amino-acid sequence MNKAVLMSTNHHVLRLVLSCRKITAQVTSPNTSSIIAMASSSEQDLASRYPTHLNRFPRSQLFWDAKLASHVGHKLALRLLDLAVTAVHIDVAEELSRPPHLRFRVWPLFVSVKRAGVVVHGADKLVFA; translated from the coding sequence ATGAACAAGGCAGTCCTAATGTCGACTAACCACCACGTCCTCCGCCTAGTCCTGTCGTGCCGCAAAATCACAGCTCAGGTGACAAGCCCCAACACGTCATCAATCATAGCCATGGCTTCCTCCTCCGAGCAAGACTTGGCCTCCCGCTACCCAACCCACCTCAACCGCTTCCCTCGCTCCCAACTCTTCTGGGACGCCAAGCTCGCCTCCCACGTCGGCCACAAGCTCGCCCTTCGTCTCCTCGACCTCGCTGTCACCGCCGTCCATATTGATGTCGCCGAAGAGCTCTCCAGGCCTCCCCACCTCCGCTTCCGAGTCTGGCCCCTCTTCGTCTCCGTTAAACGCGCCGGCGTAGTCGTCCACGGCGCCGATAAGCTCGTCTttgcttaa